The genomic stretch TGAAAGTATATTTCCTATTCCTTAGATTTAGAGATTTTTGGGAACTAACATGTATACCCAAATGCTTTTCAAAAGCaccatattttctatatattttggaACAAATATCACATTTATATGCCTTTGTTGTATGTGgtttattttccatttgatGCTCGATTTTAAGATGATGCAACAAAGATGATTTATGCCTAAAaaaagtacataaatatatatagaaactaCTTAATATATTTAGCTACATACACGTTgctctattctttctttgtgAAAAAATATAGATGCCTTTCTTACCTGTAATTTCTATTACACATTTTACAAGTAAAAGGTAGTTTAACACAGCCACAATGTATATAGtgtttattaaagatatactttttattgaaAAGTCGACCGCAACGTTCGCacaatattacatacatatctataaaaagatatataataataaaattgagaatatataaaatacatgcagaaaaaaatatatttgctaCCTCCATGTGCTCCTGCTATATGTAATGCCAGTGAACGTTTGGATGAAAATGTTAATGGACATAGTAAACACTGTGAACTacaaatacatttaattacatgtaatctattaaaatgtttaaatgaaatatgcatatatataacttacggttctataacattttttgttttttttatatcatttaaattatgaTTTTCCGCTATAATTGAGtcacttttttctattaaaaatagtttattatttgtttcttcgtAATTACATTTTAACTTAAATTCTTCGTCAAATTTGTGAAcaatcatataattataatgcatttcttttttttcttgtactaCTTTTTCTAATAGCATATCATTCTTGGgtaaattttttaacgttaCTTTTTTTGGATCTGATGAGAATTTTGCAGAAAGATCTGTGTTGAGAAGTACATCAGATTGTATACTCTGTTGTGCATTGACTTTTTCACTTATAATAGTTGAATGTTctaaatcattatttaaaaaatcatgtgttgtatttttattaatattagtagatgcaaaattaatatttgaagaaTTTAGATCGTTATTCAATTGACTTTCCGAATaagtttcatattttcttttttcgattaacAGATTATCCGAATTTTTAACTTTGTCCAAAGAATTTTGTAGACAATTATATGATAGACTTTTTTGGCATAATGCATTATCCAatgaatcattaaaataacttgataaataatttttatcgtacatAGTATAAATGCTTGCCATTTCTAAATCGCATTCATTTGAAGAAATATGTTTTGTATCCGAACATTTTccaaacaataaataattattattttcatgttgAAAATAGTCCTCACAATCTGATAGGCTATcatctttaaaaataacatttttatcttcCCAACTATTATCTATCTGTTCtacaaaattatatcttaGAGATTCCTGACATTGTAATTCTGGACAATCCATAACATTAGAACTATGAATGTTATtagaatgtatattataacattCATCACCTAAAACTTGTTGTTCTTTTATAACATCGGTTAAGATGTCAAAGTGATCCGTATAATCTTCATGAAATTGTTCTTCATAAAATGCATTAAATTCGATAGAAAGATCTAAATCATtagttctctctttattttgttcCAAATTAGACATAGTAGAATCTGTAGTAACATTAGATTCCTGGAAAGCTTTTTTGACAGGTTGTTTGTCGATtacctttttatataaaaatgatttccttttatgtttcatttttcttttattgctaTGATTAAGTTTAGCTTCTTTCCTCGAGTtgagtttattttttcttatagaatTGTCATTGcaattatctgtattattaacCACCCAATTCATAGATTCTTCTTGTATAATCAATGGATTAtgtctttgttttcttttatgatgggattttgtaacatttttaatgttctcttcttcaaaaatattattttcaagtatgaaattagtattataagaattatcttCTGTTTCAAATGTAATAGAGGATGTATCATGTTTAGAAAATGTTTTAGGGCCTCTTAATATATTAGGTAAACTACGAGTATTAGAAAGATTATTAAGTATGAATTTATTCTTATCAGATTGCAATTTTAATAAGTCTCTATTATTTCTTGAATCACATTTATATGTCAAGTACGATACCGTATCGTCACCTTCCAACATAGTTAATTTAAACACTTGTGAATCtaaggaaagaatttttttattaacatcttGTGCCTCTTTATCAGTCATAATCCATATAGAATCATTAAGTGTTTTAGTAAAATCATTAGAAGTCTCATAATCACAGTTAACGACAGAATCTGGTATCTCGATAatacattcattttctttctcattctctgttaataacaataattcgaTTTGATTATCATAAACATCTGTCCtaatcattgaaatatcaTGTTCCTTTTTAAAACAATCAGATTCATCGACAGTActatccatttttttctcttctaaatTATTCGAAGATGCCCAAGCATCATTTTCCAAACTActaattacattttcttctttaatattcataatacctaaaaaataaagagaacatcggaacgaatataaatcgatagttatatacatacatatatatatatatatatatatatatatatatgtatctttaaattaattaatcgataattaataaccaattattcgtatcattgatttaaatttgACAGAtatgttattgtaaatttttaataaaatattcgagaTGAGAAAAATGAACGGATTAGAgatcaaaattatatacatatatgctcactgttaaaatataatctataataatcttaatgaaCGATAATCAATCGTACAAATTATTCGAACGAATTACAAATGTAATTAACAATTGAATCGTACAACTGCAGCCcaatcgtataaaatatataatgcataCGTGTGTTCTAATACAAAGAGAGACATTTTAACTTGACTTATCCCCActcctttcatttcttcttagtAAGAAGATTCTTACAAACACACTAACAAAATCAAGCGTTTATTGgtcatcgttatattattataaccgtgATATTATAactgaatgaaaaaaaaacacataaTTATATTGCTAATCTCAATTACATATTTGAGAGAATATcgttgattaaaaataatcgaacaaatcatttcttttaacGACAAAGAATTTGCATAATTttgtacacatatgtacaatccataaacaatgaaataaaattaataaaaaaattgtgttgagatcgtaaaaaagaaaaaaaagggggtagtggaaaaaagaaaaaaagaaaaatttattaatatttgtttcaaataattttaatttaaagagaaataaatcggtatgaaaaattatgtgttaaaaagacaaataaaactCACCGGCAAAATTATCACACGACCGTCTTCTTAGAGCGACAAATAGCGACTAAAGTTTTTTGTCGTAGCGACGAGGACTTTACTAGAATTGTTTAGTCGACAATGAAAAAGAGACGTAACGTATCACTCATGTGAGAAAGAAACCTGAGAAGTCCTTGAGGACAAAATATAAACAGCACGAAAAAGGAGTCATTCGGTCGATTCTTGAGAAATCAATACACACAAATTAGTCTATCTAAATAAGTACGTATACGGTATTGTTAATCTATACGTACGCATTGTTAATGCGTATTTTATCACGATCATTGGGTTGTGacgtaaatattgataaaatatattattacacttacaaggaaaaatagagagtTCCAATTTTAGTTTATAAATCCGCacgttattttgttttattattttaaaaattataatctaaataattaagaaaaattcgagattattatcgaatttcgatgaataatgaaaaattattttttttttttgtttctttccaaTTTTCATCAAATTATCGTAGTACATTTCGAAAAACAATATGGAGAAATAAAACTTTGTGCAAACTGTAAAAtaggaaaattaaatattttattctgttAAAAGACATTAGCATTGAATATTTTTGAGGTTAATACTTTGTAAtaagtgtatatacataaatttttgtatatacataaattaaaagaagaaataaaatattttttggtaCATGATATTCACACTTTTAGCACCTTTCCATTAGTCTTTATATAATTacctaattataaaaagaagttACCAATCATCCGTCTCACTATTGCcttttaatttagaaaataaaacatcTTTTACTTGTGGACGtggattttcttctatttgcGTTGGTATAGCTTCTGCTCGTCCAAGCATCCATTCTAGTTCtaaaacataaattatatttatgttcatGAGtatgttactgttgttataatattacaaatatatatataattacagtttatgcaattacattaacaaattCTAACCTTCTTCGGTGAGTTTCATTCCACGTAATTCTATAGgtccaataaattttttaaccaTGTTTCCTTtgtgataaatgaaaatagttGGAAGATTTCTGTCCGGCCAATTAGGTATACAAGTAGTGGAAATACTTTTGAGAAATTTTGTTGCAGGAAATTTTCTTGCTATGGAAGCCAAGTATTGGTTGACAAGTGAACATATAggaattctaaaaaaaaaatatatatatatatatatatgtaataaattacatataatttaataaatattaaaaattttactctTCGATAACTTACCCAGGTTTATATAAATGCAGAACTACCCAAACATCTCCTGCATTATTAACTTCTTGAATATATTCCTTTCCAGATATTTCCTTAATCTCTCcatacttgtttttttttgctaaCTCCTGCATTTCTGCTATCCTTTTACGTCTATATTCTAAAAGAATCatttcatcttcttcgtcttccaaTTCATCCAACTCGtccaaagtttttttttctaaatcattAGCAgctagaaagaaaagaaagattgaatattatttattcaattttaattaatgccAAAGATAAAAGACACTTACTACATCCagtcttttcatttattgtattttctaCAATATCTAATATTTGATCTTCTgtcacttctttttctttagcttTCTCAGGAATAATTCCCTTCTTCCTGAGAATATCATTCCACTCTGTATCTTCGTTTGGATTTTgctacaattaaaatattttataaaaaggtAGATTCATtatggaaataaattttcattcaagTATGCgatcaaacaattttttacataaaacgAATCTGTTTgcataattataacgataagaataagaatgttTTAAATTCAGGTATTGATCTATTTTAAGCTGTAACATTTCCTTATAAAGTTGCAGGTTAAAGCTACAAACGGATATATACGAATCAGCTGagctatttaaaaataaacaatcgaTTTATTATCCCTTACcattgtattaattttatatttttttttttttcacacacaaatattattgatacaaAATATCATATACACGTATTGTTCGTTGTTACATTCAACTGGTTAATACACTGAAAAAAATCCCTAGCAACTATTGAACGTAACGACCATATTTTATTCTCGAAAAACTAACgttctatatgtatgtagaaaatatatgtgtaaatccatatatatagaagaacgTTCACGTTTACAGTTACATTgattaatatctaaaaaaaaaaaattgatcagTGGCGCCCTCGAtaggagaaatgaaaaagttcaTACAACAGAAACTTTTATCGATAActttgaaaatgaattttttgaacaatacaaaatttacaagaaaattaaataaaacgaatatgataaatatcgtgtgattgttataataatttagaaaGAATAATCACAATCaacattagaaaaatattcgtttagTGCTTCCTGCACAATGAATAAAAGAaccatcttctcttttttctccttttttattcatgtGTATGCATTCGGTTTGTATTGTCGAAGCATTTATTTTGACAGCATTGTGTCGGTCAAACCATCGTACTTCCTGTTGCGTGCAGGAATAGAGAATGCAACCCTGTATTTAGGCGCGTGCGACCCCCTATCAAGAATTTCTCTGCTTTGTGTGTAAACTTGGCGAGTAGAGAGTTTCacgtatatatttcaaaatacgaGAAAAGGTATAATAAACATCgagtcatttattttcatattcaatGCGTTCGAAGAATGTACCTAATACAATATGCCACGCACGAGTAACGTTATATAGTTTGCACTGTTATGTATTTCAGTTGgtttcattttatctctttgACGACGAAATAATATCTCGTAATTACGATTTACAattcattataattctttatattatcaaaaattctttatatttatacaaagagaatgaacatttttaataaaattttttaattttgaattatacataatttttatactttttatattttttaatttatatctcatttgttacaaagaaataatacgtttcaaatatatttaacaatttataatttattataattttaaaacgatgtAAATTTTGTATGCAAAAAATACgtctattatattaaatcatgtatattattattatacttagttatgtatataattttttattatttataatttttattattaattttatatttattataatcttaaaaCGATGTAAATTTTGTATGCAAAAAATACgtctattatattaaatcatgtatattattattatacttagttATTTATAagcattaaatatatttttatttcatacttaattttatcaaaagaaTTCGCTTGGATGTAAAGCAGAAGGTGAACGCATTTACGAAGATAAGAGCGGGCTATCGAAAGTAACCGAGCTTCATTTACCGTAGCCAATGAGAGAAGCTCGTCCTGGCGGCCATCTTGCGCGGTAGACCGTTCGAGTTGGTAGTCGCGTGGCGACGAGCAATCGTCGAGGTTTTTCGCAGTACGAGCCGTAGTGCCGAACCGTATTGAGGTGAGTTGTTGCGCTCTTCAACTTTACATTTTAACGTCT from Vespa crabro chromosome 6, iyVesCrab1.2, whole genome shotgun sequence encodes the following:
- the LOC124424603 gene encoding protein PFF0380w-like; its protein translation is MNIKEENVISSLENDAWASSNNLEEKKMDSTVDESDCFKKEHDISMIRTDVYDNQIELLLLTENEKENECIIEIPDSVVNCDYETSNDFTKTLNDSIWIMTDKEAQDVNKKILSLDSQVFKLTMLEGDDTVSYLTYKCDSRNNRDLLKLQSDKNKFILNNLSNTRSLPNILRGPKTFSKHDTSSITFETEDNSYNTNFILENNIFEEENIKNVTKSHHKRKQRHNPLIIQEESMNWVVNNTDNCNDNSIRKNKLNSRKEAKLNHSNKRKMKHKRKSFLYKKVIDKQPVKKAFQESNVTTDSTMSNLEQNKERTNDLDLSIEFNAFYEEQFHEDYTDHFDILTDVIKEQQVLGDECYNIHSNNIHSSNVMDCPELQCQESLRYNFVEQIDNSWEDKNVIFKDDSLSDCEDYFQHENNNYLLFGKCSDTKHISSNECDLEMASIYTMYDKNYLSSYFNDSLDNALCQKSLSYNCLQNSLDKVKNSDNLLIEKRKYETYSESQLNNDLNSSNINFASTNINKNTTHDFLNNDLEHSTIISEKVNAQQSIQSDVLLNTDLSAKFSSDPKKVTLKNLPKNDMLLEKVVQEKKEMHYNYMIVHKFDEEFKLKCNYEETNNKLFLIEKSDSIIAENHNLNDIKKTKNVIEPSQCLLCPLTFSSKRSLALHIAGAHGDMYVILCERCGRLFNKKYIFNKHYIHCGCVKLPFTCKMCNRNYRHKSSLLHHLKIEHQMENKPHTTKAYKCDICSKIYRKYGAFEKHLGIHVSSQKSLNLRNRKYTFIVAD
- the LOC124424604 gene encoding viral IAP-associated factor homolog gives rise to the protein MQNPNEDTEWNDILRKKGIIPEKAKEKEVTEDQILDIVENTINEKTGCTANDLEKKTLDELDELEDEEDEMILLEYRRKRIAEMQELAKKNKYGEIKEISGKEYIQEVNNAGDVWVVLHLYKPGIPICSLVNQYLASIARKFPATKFLKSISTTCIPNWPDRNLPTIFIYHKGNMVKKFIGPIELRGMKLTEEELEWMLGRAEAIPTQIEENPRPQVKDVLFSKLKGNSETDDW